The sequence CTTCGACCGGCTTCTTCTCTTCGATCGCCCGACCGTCGCGAGCCGGCACTTCGTTTCGCTGTGACTTCTTCTTCTTGGCTTGGGGCAATTCTTCCTGGCGCTCCGATTCCGCCACCTGCTCAGTGCGAGCAATTTTCAGTTTTCCTGACTTAGCAGGCTTTTCGCTCGCAGCTTCGGCCTGAAACTCATCGACCGCAGGTTCCATCTTCTTTTTGGGGGAAAGCTTCGGGCGAATCTTAACTCCCTTCGCTGGTTGAAACTCTGGTGATGAGGACTCGTGCAACGGGCCTACCTCCTCCGCCTGCGGGACTTCACGCGACGAAACCTGCTCGACAGGCACCTCTCGGGGAAGAGTAGGGCGTTGCATCTCCGATCCGACGTCAAGTTTTTCCACTCGGCCAGGCTTGACCTTCGCGGGCTCTGAACGACGCTCGACGACACGATCGGTCTGCGTCTTTTTCGCTGGTTTTCCCGCAGAGCTAAGGCCAAGGCGGCTACGCGTGAGGCTGGCCAGATTCACTTCCGGCAAGTTGTAACCTTCATACTGTTCGGATTGCTCGGTCTCTTCTGGCACCTGATTCTGTTCGGCCAACAGCTCGTCTCGAACCGCCCGAACATCTTCCGGCAAGTTCCGCTCGACCTTCCCAGTCTTCTGGTACTCGCGAAACATCTGGCGAATCCGTTCGGCTTGCTCTTGGTTTTCAATCCGGTTGGTCACCCACTGAATGGGCATCTCGATGGTGGCAAGCACCGTTTCGGCCACCAACAGGACGCGTGGCAGAGCAACAGCCGCCTCGTCGAACGCTCGTTCCAGAATGCGAGCAATACCTCCGATGGCATGCCCCAGCAAAGCCGAGACGATATCGCGGCAAACAACATCCAGCCCGCGAGGTGGATTACGCCGCCCCAGCTTGAAATTGTAATGATCGATTAGCACCTGATACTGCTGATGTGACTTCT comes from Bremerella cremea and encodes:
- a CDS encoding DUF4332 domain-containing protein; its protein translation is MHLLFDILYAAHANGTHHKLALDALNYLHGDEASRRRNLFLKYYEPYLRGSKDPDKKFKDFRNHVLHVSQDYWGGAEKAARKWYDALVEALRHQKWSDAAYSAGVLSHYYSDPIMPFHTAQSEAENNIHRAVEWSISCSYDRLRATAVLRGQLGVHVPSGNDWLEQMVREGAEKSHQQYQVLIDHYNFKLGRRNPPRGLDVVCRDIVSALLGHAIGGIARILERAFDEAAVALPRVLLVAETVLATIEMPIQWVTNRIENQEQAERIRQMFREYQKTGKVERNLPEDVRAVRDELLAEQNQVPEETEQSEQYEGYNLPEVNLASLTRSRLGLSSAGKPAKKTQTDRVVERRSEPAKVKPGRVEKLDVGSEMQRPTLPREVPVEQVSSREVPQAEEVGPLHESSSPEFQPAKGVKIRPKLSPKKKMEPAVDEFQAEAASEKPAKSGKLKIARTEQVAESERQEELPQAKKKKSQRNEVPARDGRAIEEKKPVEGKPLKFYLEASDLVVDAPSIGNKTAKRLNGVGIRTVAQLIAADPDAVAPKIKVQQINADILAEWQAQAVLVCRIPMLRGHDAQLLTGCGYESPEAVARANAEMLLIEVEEYAETSAGQRILRGSSPPDLEEVTNWIAWAGQARRLQAA